Part of the bacterium genome, AGAGGTCTACGAGTGTTTGACCAAAGACTTTTGTATAGGAGGGGGGAGGCGGAGGCGCATCTCCTTTTGCTGTTTTTGTGAAGGTGGCACGTTTTACATCAAATGGCGAAACGCCATGCCACTTCAGGGGATCTTTTTCGGCAGCAACAAACCCTTTGCCTTTCACCGTTTTCACATGAACGATAACGGGACCTTCTTGTAGCTTTGCATTAAGAAGTGCTTTCTTGAGAGCTGGAATGTTATGTCCGTCCACCGGTCCGATATAGCGGAAGCCGAAAACTTCAAAGAGGTCTGAGGCTTCGGAAAAATAAGACATTGCTGACTCTTCAGCTTTATCTATGGCTTTATAGATGAACTCAGGAATGTATCCTTGTCGATGCCACTCTTTAAACTGCTTTCGCATTGCTGTTGGGCGTTGTCCAGTTACGGCTTTTGAGAAGAACCAACTGAGTGCCCCCACGTTTTTTGAGATGGACATTTCATTGTCGTTCAAAATAAGAATGAACTTTTTCAGGTCTAGGCTTCCTGCATGATTCAGAGCTTCAAACGCCATTCCTGCAGTGAGTGACCCGTCACCGATAATTGGGACGACATACCGTTCTGATTCCTGTTTTTTGAAAGCCAGAGCCATACCGACTGCTGCTGAGATACTGGTTCCTGCATGGCCAGCCCCAAAAGCATCGTATTCACTTTCATCTCGACGAAGGAATCCAGAGAGGCCGTTCCTTTGCCGAATGCTGCTCATCTGGTCACGTCTTCCCGTGAGCATTTTATGAATATAACCTTGGTGACCGACATCCCAGATAATGCGGTCTTCCGGGGTATTGAAGATGGCGTGAAGTACTACTGAGAGCTCCGTAGCTCCAAGGCTTGAGGCGAAGTGTCCTCCCGATTGACTGACAAGAGAGATGAGCTCTGTTCGAAGTTCATCGGCAACTTGTATCAGGCTCGCATCATCGAGTGTGCGGAGATCTTGAGGAAGGGCTAACGAGTCAATCAGCATAGTGTTTATTGCTACCACAGTTTTGCATCCTTGACCCAGAGAAAGAACGAAAGACGGGAAGATTTCCAAAAGGCCACTTTGTCTCTTTCCTGGTTCTGATTGCAGGGTAAGGTTTCGAACATGGA contains:
- the dxs gene encoding 1-deoxy-D-xylulose-5-phosphate synthase — its product is MLIDSLALPQDLRTLDDASLIQVADELRTELISLVSQSGGHFASSLGATELSVVLHAIFNTPEDRIIWDVGHQGYIHKMLTGRRDQMSSIRQRNGLSGFLRRDESEYDAFGAGHAGTSISAAVGMALAFKKQESERYVVPIIGDGSLTAGMAFEALNHAGSLDLKKFILILNDNEMSISKNVGALSWFFSKAVTGQRPTAMRKQFKEWHRQGYIPEFIYKAIDKAEESAMSYFSEASDLFEVFGFRYIGPVDGHNIPALKKALLNAKLQEGPVIVHVKTVKGKGFVAAEKDPLKWHGVSPFDVKRATFTKTAKGDAPPPPPSYTKVFGQTLVDLCKADDKIIGITAAMPSGTGLDMLEEECPEQFSDVGICEQHAVTFAAGLACEGYRPVCAIYSTFLQRAFDQVVHDVCIQNLPVVFALDRAGAVGNDGETHQGLFDISYLRPIPNMTLLAPKDEDELRHMLFTALKHNGPIAIRYPRGNGIGVSLDKPLELIPIGKGEVLRKGERIAFLAAGPVTYTALEVADAICSQYGINPTVANLRSVKPIDRKLIQQIGRTHDYVITIEDQTLIGGIGSAVLEVLGEEIDESTRPTCLRFGALDVCTPHASQKEQYAMHGYDAASILAILQERLRPVFGQSLSDVHLSGTRLSA